The following are encoded in a window of Pseudomonadota bacterium genomic DNA:
- a CDS encoding nuclear transport factor 2 family protein, producing the protein MKYPIAGVAQGLQVTVYFCLPWLLCLSLSVGNLDAQALDAQPAEVSTSQELGVAYLDSVYSFRFEETKRLLSADAEFRDESATALQGSVVGARGAEAIVELFRAGAAALRRADYTIERSFSNGSQLVLVIDYEAEIDRASMGMGQGYASIRVAAVTVLVIEDGRIASHTDFVDYASLLRQVQRD; encoded by the coding sequence ATGAAGTATCCGATCGCTGGGGTCGCACAAGGACTGCAGGTCACAGTCTACTTTTGCTTACCGTGGCTACTGTGTTTGAGCTTGAGCGTGGGCAACCTGGACGCCCAAGCGTTGGATGCTCAACCCGCGGAGGTGTCCACTAGCCAAGAACTCGGAGTCGCCTATCTTGATAGCGTCTACTCCTTTCGGTTCGAGGAGACCAAACGCCTGCTGAGTGCGGACGCGGAGTTCCGCGATGAGTCGGCCACGGCATTGCAAGGAAGCGTGGTCGGCGCCAGAGGGGCGGAGGCGATTGTGGAGCTCTTCCGTGCAGGTGCGGCCGCACTGAGGAGGGCTGACTATACTATTGAGCGCTCATTCTCGAACGGGTCACAGCTCGTCTTGGTTATCGACTATGAGGCGGAGATCGACAGGGCATCCATGGGAATGGGCCAAGGCTATGCGAGCATCAGGGTGGCGGCAGTGACTGTTCTGGTGATCGAAGACGGACGCATCGCATCGCACACGGACTTCGTCGACTACGCGTCGCTTCTACGCCAGGTACAGCGTGACTGA
- a CDS encoding S41 family peptidase yields the protein MRSPIALRRIISSVLVLCVCSLLSCGGDSGSGRSPSADTSAFDVFDEVWSDFDRNYSFFTLKGIDWQGLGDAYRAQLTVGSSDLEAYQVISALLLELQDAHVELSTPFGTSRYTGWYDVYPDNFDKGIISASYLGGSERLSPQAGFTYGLVAPGVAYVHIGSLAGSGFDDDLELVLEELGPVLGLVIDLRHNGGGSDQNGEALMGRLTRTSTVYRRVRFRDGPLHDDFGPFIESSTSPNPPQLYDGPVAVLVNRRTASSAESLVLALRTLPTVRVIGDYTAGASANPASRTARNGWRYTVSRWVEYQPDGTTFEGIGLAPDKLVSITPMDAALMRDTILDEALTDLRGRNK from the coding sequence ATGAGATCACCTATCGCACTGCGACGTATCATATCGTCGGTTCTTGTTCTATGCGTGTGTTCGCTGCTTAGCTGCGGCGGCGATAGTGGTTCGGGAAGAAGTCCGTCCGCCGATACGAGTGCATTCGATGTATTCGATGAAGTCTGGTCGGATTTCGACCGGAACTATTCCTTCTTCACGCTGAAGGGAATCGATTGGCAGGGGCTTGGCGATGCCTATCGAGCCCAGCTTACCGTGGGTAGTTCAGACTTGGAGGCGTACCAAGTCATTTCTGCATTGCTTCTTGAGCTACAGGACGCCCACGTAGAGCTATCAACGCCGTTCGGCACAAGTAGATACACGGGTTGGTACGATGTCTATCCTGATAACTTCGACAAGGGCATCATCTCGGCAAGCTATCTTGGCGGATCGGAGAGGCTAAGTCCTCAGGCGGGCTTCACGTACGGTCTCGTGGCCCCAGGAGTCGCCTATGTACACATAGGTAGTCTCGCCGGTAGCGGGTTCGATGACGACCTGGAGCTGGTCCTTGAGGAGCTTGGTCCTGTCCTGGGTCTGGTGATCGATCTGCGCCACAACGGCGGCGGCAGTGACCAAAACGGTGAAGCGCTTATGGGGCGACTTACCAGAACGTCAACAGTCTATCGGCGTGTTCGCTTCCGCGATGGCCCCCTTCACGATGATTTCGGTCCGTTTATTGAAAGTAGCACGAGTCCGAATCCGCCTCAGCTATATGACGGACCGGTTGCAGTTCTCGTCAATCGACGTACTGCGAGTAGCGCCGAGTCGCTCGTGCTTGCTTTGCGGACGCTTCCGACGGTGCGAGTGATCGGAGACTACACCGCAGGCGCATCGGCAAACCCCGCTTCACGAACGGCGAGAAACGGATGGCGTTATACGGTCTCGCGGTGGGTGGAGTACCAGCCAGACGGGACTACCTTTGAGGGGATCGGGCTAGCCCCGGATAAGCTTGTGAGCATCACGCCAATGGATGCTGCTCTCATGCGAGATACGATCCTCGACGAGGCGCTGACTGATCTTCGAGGGCGAAACAAGTGA
- a CDS encoding choice-of-anchor Q domain-containing protein — protein sequence MHSRSQRSLAFAFYSLILASVVAANPSRAQECEDGLTVTTTADAGPGSLRQAVDLVCPGGTINFDLPTPATIGLQRPLRIRQSLVVLGPGQELLTIDGQGPGSVIQVGAGTVTLIGMTVFGGNTDTSGGGIINGGSLRLVDVTVANNTAFLTGGGIVNDGVLLLDRVTVRDNKAGPLNNDNAGSGAGIVNRGELVIRDSLFEDNLVQGAGGGGMLYNVTGNVLIERSAIIGNQSLGTDARIGAGAILVLSGTVEIVNTTIAENFAGFQLTSAINNVAGAVTLSHVTLADNASGSNSQLLRTDEGITTLRNTLLANNGRSGDDCRGRVVSIGYNLTDDSICDFTGPGDQLVEDAEVGALDRIGAIPTYPLESGSGAIDGGICIGVDGAPITEDARGLPRPVDATDVPNAIDGCDIGAREMRAADLVIDKGLGLGTPLPGARIDYRISITNRGVGDAEDIVVTDVLPAEVVLAGPVTLTPPQADAELAQTAGDLPILAGNVRLGTNEMASLTVPVLILPQTQANVEITNVAGVRRAGEAELREDSFTFTTCVTAPPVTSTADSGPGSLRRALRIACSPADITFDLATPAFIDLTSGELLVDRPLTIFGPGADQLTIDAGGRSRVFRATDALSLSGMTLRGGSAEIGGGVFASGDRLILGDVAITDNEAERGGGIAMDGGELFLSDSRVIGNRAVNLGAIARGGGFYLENAVGRIDDVLIENNIARGDLGEGAGLWVDDFLALDRCAVLGNRIDGAGNGGGLWVESGADVFLLNSTLADNQAALGDGGAIAVESGATAELAFLSVANNSAAAGGGLDSDNTPPVRILNSIIALNTGGDCRYALEANQNSFGHNIDGDGSCRLDQQTDQPGTDPLLLPLGDNGGPTPTLALDPLSPAIDAGTCVLLDGNAVGVDQRRSPRPVGADCDVGAFEAPADSGPGNRQ from the coding sequence ATGCACTCACGTTCACAGCGATCGCTCGCGTTCGCCTTCTACAGTCTGATCCTGGCAAGCGTCGTCGCTGCCAACCCGTCTCGCGCCCAGGAGTGTGAGGATGGCCTCACCGTGACCACGACGGCGGACGCAGGGCCTGGCTCCCTGCGTCAGGCCGTAGATCTCGTCTGCCCCGGTGGCACTATCAACTTTGATCTGCCCACGCCTGCGACTATCGGCTTGCAGCGCCCGTTGCGTATCCGCCAATCGCTCGTGGTGCTCGGTCCCGGGCAGGAGCTGCTGACGATCGACGGCCAGGGCCCCGGGTCCGTGATCCAGGTAGGGGCCGGCACGGTCACCCTCATTGGGATGACGGTCTTCGGCGGCAACACGGACACGAGCGGCGGGGGCATCATCAACGGTGGGTCGCTGCGCCTGGTGGACGTGACCGTGGCCAACAACACGGCCTTCCTTACGGGTGGCGGTATCGTGAACGACGGCGTGCTGTTGCTCGATCGCGTGACCGTACGCGACAACAAGGCCGGCCCCTTGAACAACGATAACGCGGGCAGCGGTGCCGGCATCGTCAATCGCGGAGAGCTCGTCATACGCGACAGCTTGTTCGAGGACAACCTCGTGCAGGGGGCGGGCGGTGGCGGCATGCTCTATAACGTTACTGGTAACGTGCTCATCGAGCGTAGCGCCATCATCGGCAACCAGTCTCTGGGCACGGACGCGCGGATCGGGGCCGGCGCCATCCTGGTTCTTTCGGGCACCGTGGAGATCGTGAACACCACAATTGCCGAGAACTTCGCGGGCTTTCAGCTTACCTCTGCCATTAACAACGTGGCCGGCGCCGTCACCTTGAGCCACGTCACGCTCGCTGACAACGCTAGCGGATCGAACTCTCAGCTACTGCGCACCGATGAGGGCATCACCACCTTGCGCAATACGCTGCTGGCGAACAACGGTCGCTCTGGTGACGACTGTCGTGGCCGAGTCGTCTCGATTGGTTACAACCTCACGGACGACTCCATTTGCGACTTTACGGGCCCAGGCGATCAGCTAGTGGAGGACGCGGAGGTCGGTGCACTCGACCGCATCGGTGCCATCCCCACCTACCCCCTGGAGTCGGGCAGCGGCGCCATCGACGGTGGGATCTGCATAGGGGTTGATGGCGCCCCCATCACGGAGGACGCCCGAGGGCTGCCACGCCCCGTGGATGCTACCGACGTGCCCAACGCCATCGATGGGTGCGATATCGGTGCGCGCGAGATGCGGGCGGCTGACTTGGTCATCGACAAGGGCCTCGGGCTCGGCACGCCCTTACCAGGTGCGCGCATCGACTACCGCATCAGCATCACGAACCGAGGCGTTGGTGACGCCGAGGATATCGTGGTGACCGATGTGCTGCCCGCCGAAGTGGTGCTGGCAGGGCCCGTGACCCTGACGCCGCCGCAAGCGGACGCGGAGCTTGCCCAGACCGCGGGTGATCTTCCAATTCTCGCCGGCAATGTACGCCTCGGCACTAACGAGATGGCTAGCCTGACGGTACCAGTGCTGATTCTGCCGCAGACGCAGGCAAACGTGGAGATCACCAATGTGGCAGGCGTTCGCCGCGCGGGTGAGGCAGAGCTTCGCGAGGACAGCTTCACCTTCACCACCTGCGTCACGGCGCCGCCGGTCACGAGTACCGCGGACAGTGGTCCCGGCAGCCTGCGACGCGCCCTGCGCATCGCCTGCTCGCCGGCGGACATCACCTTCGACCTGGCCACGCCCGCCTTCATCGACCTCACCAGCGGGGAACTCCTCGTGGACCGTCCCTTGACCATTTTCGGGCCGGGCGCTGATCAGCTGACCATTGATGCGGGTGGGCGCAGCAGAGTCTTTCGCGCCACCGACGCACTCAGTCTCTCCGGGATGACGCTCCGCGGGGGATCGGCGGAGATCGGTGGCGGCGTGTTTGCTAGCGGCGATCGGTTGATCCTCGGCGACGTCGCCATTACCGACAACGAGGCAGAACGCGGCGGAGGCATCGCCATGGATGGCGGCGAGCTATTTCTCAGTGACTCGCGCGTCATTGGCAACCGCGCAGTCAACCTGGGTGCCATCGCGCGGGGCGGCGGCTTTTACCTGGAGAACGCGGTCGGGCGAATAGACGACGTGTTGATCGAGAACAACATTGCTCGCGGAGATCTCGGCGAGGGAGCAGGTTTGTGGGTGGATGATTTCTTGGCCCTCGATCGCTGCGCAGTGCTTGGCAACCGGATTGACGGTGCTGGCAATGGCGGCGGCCTGTGGGTGGAGTCGGGCGCCGATGTGTTCCTGCTGAACAGCACACTCGCGGACAATCAGGCTGCCCTCGGCGACGGTGGTGCCATTGCCGTGGAGTCCGGTGCCACGGCCGAGCTGGCGTTTCTGTCGGTGGCGAATAACAGTGCCGCGGCTGGCGGCGGACTCGATAGCGACAACACCCCGCCCGTGCGCATCCTCAATTCGATCATTGCGCTGAATACCGGCGGTGACTGCCGCTATGCGCTGGAGGCAAATCAAAACTCCTTCGGCCACAACATTGATGGCGACGGCAGCTGTCGCCTCGATCAGCAAACCGATCAACCTGGCACGGACCCCCTGCTGCTACCCCTTGGAGATAACGGCGGACCCACGCCGACCCTCGCCCTGGATCCCCTGAGTCCTGCCATCGATGCGGGCACCTGCGTGCTCCTCGACGGTAACGCCGTGGGCGTGGACCAGCGCCGCAGTCCCAGACCTGTGGGCGCAGACTGTGACGTCGGCGCTTTTGAAGCACCTGCCGACTCCGGCCCCGGTAACCGCCAGTGA